From the genome of Winogradskyella forsetii, one region includes:
- a CDS encoding C40 family peptidase has translation MKQLLPILFLLLVASSCKSKKSYSSKKRQTHTVKVNTTAKPTAEAETIVKYAKTFDGTRYKYGGTTKKGMDCSGLIYTTYKKHNVNLPRTTSGLQGTGDWVDIKEVNVGDLVFFATKKNSRKVNHVGIVTDVRTGNVEFIHASSSRGVMISSLAEKYWYFSFIQARRVL, from the coding sequence ATGAAACAATTATTACCAATACTATTTCTTCTCTTAGTTGCCAGCAGCTGCAAATCCAAAAAATCATATTCCAGTAAAAAAAGGCAAACGCATACTGTAAAAGTTAATACGACAGCAAAACCTACAGCTGAAGCTGAAACCATTGTAAAATACGCCAAAACATTTGATGGCACCCGTTACAAATATGGTGGCACTACAAAAAAAGGTATGGATTGTTCGGGTCTTATATATACCACCTACAAAAAGCACAATGTTAACTTACCTAGAACCACATCTGGACTTCAAGGCACAGGCGATTGGGTAGATATCAAAGAAGTAAATGTTGGAGATTTGGTGTTTTTTGCCACAAAGAAAAACAGCCGAAAGGTAAATCATGTTGGTATTGTTACCGATGTAAGAACTGGCAATGTTGAGTTTATACATGCTTCTAGTAGCAGAGGTGTTATGATTTCGTCTTTGGCAGAAAAATATTGGTACTTCTCTTTTATTCAGGCTAGACGTGTGTTGTGA
- a CDS encoding ComEC/Rec2 family competence protein — translation MKLLNFTIIKLTIFLVFGILLAHYLRLDFQTVLYATIGLVILIGVYWLALKSKINRSPYFGILACLCMVGVGIISYHLQDETLRSKHYTHLNTSENYNTIVFQIEKRLKPDAYNAKYIAVIKSFNDEEAIGHLLINIKQDSLSKYLDVDDIVLTSSDLKVIQKPLNPYQFDYSKYLELQQVYHQLYLNSNTILKLSDSKSTIYGYADALRTTINLKLVEAGFEKDALSIMNALLLGQRQMIDKSVYNNYVNSGTIHILAVSGLHVGLILWILNFLFRPLLYLKYGNFIRPFILIIILWTFAVIAGLSPSVTRAVTMFSVISFAMHLKRRTNIYNTLVISAFLILLIKPTFLFAVGFQMSYLAVLGIVSIQPIIYKLWQPKNWIFDKPWQIFTVTLAAQIGVVPISLFYFHQFPGLFFISNLVVIPFLGIILGFGLLVIALALLGFLPKPIVDIYSFIIDSLNNFIAWVAQFESFLFRDIPFTLLQVLVSYLIVIAMIQAYKFQNFKWTAMSLIAIIGLHCVYFYNKQQTQNDAFVIFNKSRYSMIGLKTNNKLTLFHNLDSVQLQANHAIKNYKVGESIDFVTTDSLQSVYIYKNKIILAIDSIGVYKGISFHPHYILLRNSPRLNLNRVIDSLKPEQIIADASNYKSYLKRWKATCEHKKIPFHQTNEKGTYIIK, via the coding sequence ATGAAGTTACTAAATTTTACAATTATAAAATTGACCATTTTTTTGGTTTTTGGAATTCTTTTAGCACATTATCTAAGGCTGGATTTCCAAACGGTTTTATATGCAACCATCGGTTTAGTGATATTAATTGGTGTGTATTGGTTAGCCTTAAAATCTAAAATCAACCGTTCACCTTATTTTGGAATTTTAGCTTGCTTGTGCATGGTTGGCGTTGGAATAATTTCATACCACCTTCAAGATGAAACATTACGATCTAAACATTATACACATCTCAATACTTCTGAAAACTATAATACGATTGTTTTTCAAATTGAAAAACGGCTCAAACCAGACGCATACAATGCCAAATATATTGCTGTCATAAAATCTTTTAATGACGAAGAAGCCATCGGGCATTTATTGATTAACATTAAACAAGATAGTCTTTCAAAATATCTCGACGTTGATGATATAGTCTTAACCTCATCGGACCTGAAAGTGATTCAAAAACCATTAAACCCTTATCAATTTGACTATAGCAAGTACTTAGAACTGCAACAGGTATATCACCAACTTTATCTCAATTCAAATACTATTTTAAAGCTTTCAGATTCAAAATCTACTATTTACGGTTATGCTGATGCCTTGAGAACTACAATCAATTTAAAACTTGTTGAAGCAGGATTTGAAAAAGATGCACTAAGCATCATGAATGCTTTGTTACTAGGACAACGCCAAATGATTGACAAATCCGTTTATAACAATTATGTCAATTCTGGAACCATTCACATTTTAGCAGTATCAGGATTGCATGTGGGTCTTATTTTGTGGATTCTAAACTTTCTATTTAGACCACTACTCTATTTGAAATATGGGAATTTTATAAGACCTTTTATTTTAATCATTATTCTTTGGACTTTTGCTGTCATTGCAGGTTTATCGCCATCTGTAACACGAGCAGTAACCATGTTTAGCGTGATTAGTTTTGCAATGCATCTTAAACGACGAACAAATATTTATAATACCTTAGTCATTTCTGCCTTTTTGATATTACTGATTAAACCCACTTTTTTGTTTGCCGTAGGATTCCAAATGAGCTATCTGGCTGTTTTAGGTATTGTAAGCATACAACCTATTATTTATAAGCTTTGGCAGCCAAAAAATTGGATATTTGATAAACCTTGGCAAATTTTCACGGTGACATTAGCTGCACAAATAGGTGTGGTGCCTATAAGTCTATTCTATTTTCATCAATTCCCTGGCTTATTTTTTATTTCAAATTTAGTGGTGATTCCATTTCTGGGCATTATTCTTGGTTTTGGATTACTTGTAATTGCCTTAGCACTCCTTGGATTTTTACCCAAACCAATTGTGGATATCTATAGTTTTATCATTGATAGTTTGAATAATTTCATCGCTTGGGTGGCTCAATTTGAAAGCTTTCTATTTAGAGATATTCCGTTTACGTTACTTCAAGTTTTAGTTTCTTACCTTATAGTCATAGCTATGATTCAAGCTTATAAATTCCAGAATTTTAAGTGGACAGCAATGAGTTTAATTGCCATAATAGGACTTCATTGTGTTTATTTTTACAATAAACAGCAAACTCAAAATGATGCATTTGTAATTTTCAATAAGAGTAGATATTCGATGATCGGTCTGAAAACGAACAACAAATTAACCTTATTCCATAATTTGGATTCGGTTCAGCTGCAGGCTAATCACGCCATTAAAAACTACAAAGTTGGGGAATCAATTGACTTTGTTACAACAGACAGTTTACAATCGGTTTATATATACAAAAACAAGATTATATTAGCCATTGATAGTATAGGGGTTTATAAAGGCATTTCATTTCATCCTCATTATATTTTATTGCGAAATTCGCCAAGACTTAATCTCAATAGGGTCATTGACAGCTTAAAACCTGAACAAATTATAGCCGATGCCAGTAATTACAAATCGTATTTAAAACGTTGGAAAGCCACATGTGAGCATAAAAAAATCCCTTTCCATCAAACAAATGAAAAGGGCACTTATATTATAAAATGA